A single region of the Biomaibacter acetigenes genome encodes:
- a CDS encoding DUF917 domain-containing protein codes for MNMNVYDILKRWGIENYRVVDEQGLKEITLGASILATGGGGDPEIGFLWALNVVKERNDIVLIDPKDFPNDALAAIAGCLGAPVVLTEKPPNGKEVLWCLESLKRYLGKEIQAIIPPEAGGVNTPVPMAVAGAVGIPVVDADGMGRAFPELQMTSFYTHGIMPSPTAAANEKGAVTVADTACALMAERIIRNAAMAYGGISWIAGYPMTGRQLKEAAIFNSISKSWELGKAVYKCRKTHDDPIENIVKIVGGYKVFKGKIVDINREFGAEKTKGFSMGRLTLEGLEEYKGERAFVDFQNEWLRLEISGKVKCLTPDLILILDSETGEPIRTDIVKYGYRGSIVVVPADEKMRTSLGLETFGPKYFGYDEDYTPVEKLV; via the coding sequence ATGAATATGAACGTATATGATATTTTAAAAAGATGGGGTATAGAAAATTACAGGGTTGTTGACGAACAGGGCCTGAAAGAAATAACCCTGGGAGCGTCTATCCTTGCTACTGGGGGTGGGGGTGATCCGGAGATAGGATTTTTATGGGCTCTCAATGTGGTCAAAGAGAGAAATGATATTGTGTTAATAGATCCAAAAGACTTTCCGAATGACGCCCTGGCTGCCATAGCCGGTTGCCTGGGAGCACCCGTTGTTTTGACGGAAAAACCCCCGAATGGTAAGGAAGTCCTGTGGTGCTTAGAAAGTTTAAAAAGGTATCTGGGAAAAGAAATTCAGGCCATTATACCTCCTGAGGCCGGAGGGGTAAATACTCCTGTTCCGATGGCGGTTGCCGGGGCTGTGGGTATCCCGGTGGTCGATGCGGACGGCATGGGCAGGGCTTTTCCGGAGCTTCAGATGACCTCCTTTTATACCCATGGCATTATGCCGTCTCCCACGGCGGCAGCCAATGAAAAAGGAGCGGTAACTGTTGCGGATACCGCATGTGCCCTTATGGCGGAAAGAATAATAAGAAATGCGGCCATGGCCTACGGTGGAATATCCTGGATTGCGGGGTACCCGATGACCGGCAGGCAGCTTAAAGAAGCGGCCATCTTTAATTCCATTTCAAAGAGCTGGGAACTGGGTAAGGCGGTCTACAAATGCAGGAAAACCCATGACGACCCCATTGAAAACATAGTGAAGATAGTCGGAGGATATAAGGTTTTCAAGGGCAAGATTGTAGATATAAATCGCGAATTCGGAGCGGAAAAGACTAAAGGGTTCTCCATGGGGAGGCTCACTCTGGAAGGACTTGAGGAATATAAAGGTGAAAGGGCTTTCGTGGATTTCCAGAACGAATGGCTGAGGCTTGAAATAAGCGGAAAAGTCAAATGCCTGACGCCGGATTTAATATTAATACTGGATTCGGAAACCGGTGAGCCTATAAGGACCGATATAGTAAAATACGGATATCGCGGAAGCATAGTTGTAGTTCCCGCCGATGAAAAGATGAGGACCTCGCTGGGTCTTGAAACCTTCGGGCCAAAGTATTTTGGATATGATGAGGATTATACTCCCGTAGAAAAGCTGGTATGA
- a CDS encoding M24 family metallopeptidase, translating to MNYKRRVDKLIGLLQEKGLDAVILGDRANVRYFTGMRFNTASFSILFVSKNGDVVLLTAVLDYNRVKRNCWIKDIRKFPEDDPNYLNPLKELLYGRNIKRVGVEFSTVTVERENLIKEVTNAELVNIENDLLRLRMVKDMEEIEIIRAAAKIAEKAMIKAVESIREGVKEYEVSAIAQDVMMREGAEGLSFEPFVMSGENAWLPQRFSSDKELKKGELVLFDMGCVYRGYCSDITRTFSPGGLSDEQKHLFRVAYEAQQKAIEAVKPGVAAEDIDKAARDYITQKGYGKYFPHLTGHGLGLSIHEMPIVDLGSKILLEPGMIVTIEPGIYVEGLGAARVEDMVLVTDDGYELLTNAPRELV from the coding sequence ATGAATTATAAAAGGCGTGTGGATAAATTAATCGGGCTTTTACAGGAAAAGGGTCTGGATGCGGTAATTCTGGGGGACAGAGCCAATGTGAGGTATTTTACAGGCATGCGGTTTAATACCGCATCCTTTTCCATCCTTTTTGTCTCTAAAAATGGCGATGTTGTGCTTTTGACGGCCGTTCTCGACTATAACAGGGTAAAAAGGAATTGCTGGATAAAAGATATTAGAAAGTTCCCGGAAGATGACCCAAATTATCTAAATCCATTAAAAGAACTACTTTATGGCAGAAATATAAAGCGCGTAGGCGTTGAGTTTTCAACCGTTACAGTTGAAAGAGAAAATTTAATAAAAGAGGTAACGAACGCCGAACTGGTAAACATTGAAAACGATCTTTTAAGGCTCAGAATGGTTAAAGACATGGAAGAAATCGAAATCATAAGAGCTGCCGCAAAAATCGCTGAAAAAGCCATGATTAAAGCGGTAGAGAGCATAAGAGAAGGAGTTAAGGAATATGAAGTGTCCGCCATTGCACAGGACGTAATGATGAGAGAAGGGGCGGAAGGATTGTCCTTTGAACCTTTTGTCATGTCGGGGGAGAACGCATGGCTCCCACAGCGGTTTTCTTCGGATAAAGAACTTAAAAAAGGTGAACTTGTTCTTTTCGACATGGGGTGTGTCTACAGGGGTTATTGCTCTGATATCACAAGGACGTTTTCCCCTGGGGGCCTTTCTGATGAGCAAAAACATTTGTTCAGAGTCGCTTATGAAGCTCAGCAGAAAGCCATAGAGGCTGTGAAGCCGGGAGTGGCTGCAGAGGATATTGATAAAGCCGCCAGAGATTATATTACGCAAAAAGGGTATGGTAAATATTTTCCCCACCTTACAGGTCATGGCCTGGGCCTTAGCATTCATGAAATGCCGATAGTGGATTTAGGAAGTAAAATTTTGCTGGAACCTGGAATGATAGTTACCATTGAACCCGGCATATATGTGGAAGGCCTTGGAGCGGCCCGGGTAGAAGACATGGTGCTTGTGACGGATGATGGGTATGAACTACTAACAAATGCTCCTCGAGAGCTGGTGTAG
- a CDS encoding DUF917 domain-containing protein, translating to MSKKVFETLEKWGIKNYKIIDKQAVKEITLGASILATGGGGDPEIGLLWAYKVLDEGKTVVMIDPMDIPDDILVASPACLGAPVVLTEKPPSYDVLNNAIRKLEQYWGKKLGATIPIECGGVNSTVAYAAAGEFEVPVIDVDGMNRAFPELQMTSWVTNGVNASPTVSCDDRGNVTVIDTGDDNKMAENIARRAAMAYGGISWIATYPMTGKQVKEASILNSQSIAWELGKAVYRAREKHLDPVKEMLDSLKATRNVTGMKVFKGKIVDISREFGGESTKGFSLGRIKMDGLDEYKGSVAEIDFQNEWLVLRIDGKIRCLPPDLIAIVDSETGEPIRTDIMKYGYRGSIILIPAHERMRTPKGIQLFGPGYFGYDMDYVPVEELNKEVAK from the coding sequence ATGTCGAAAAAAGTCTTCGAGACACTGGAAAAATGGGGAATTAAAAATTATAAAATCATAGACAAGCAGGCAGTAAAAGAAATCACCCTCGGAGCATCCATCCTTGCTACGGGCGGCGGAGGAGACCCCGAGATAGGTCTTCTATGGGCATATAAAGTGCTGGATGAAGGAAAGACCGTTGTAATGATTGATCCGATGGACATACCCGACGATATTCTGGTAGCGAGCCCCGCCTGCCTGGGCGCTCCTGTGGTACTTACCGAAAAGCCGCCGTCCTATGATGTGTTAAATAATGCCATAAGAAAACTCGAGCAGTACTGGGGAAAGAAACTTGGGGCGACAATTCCGATTGAATGCGGAGGAGTGAATTCCACCGTCGCTTATGCGGCCGCGGGAGAATTTGAAGTCCCGGTGATCGACGTAGACGGTATGAACAGGGCCTTTCCCGAGCTTCAGATGACCTCATGGGTTACAAACGGAGTAAATGCCTCCCCTACGGTTTCCTGTGATGACAGGGGCAATGTCACGGTAATTGATACCGGCGATGACAACAAGATGGCCGAAAATATAGCAAGGCGTGCCGCCATGGCCTACGGCGGCATTTCCTGGATTGCGACATACCCCATGACGGGAAAACAGGTCAAGGAGGCTTCTATTTTAAATTCCCAGAGCATTGCGTGGGAATTGGGCAAAGCCGTTTACAGGGCTAGAGAAAAGCACCTGGACCCCGTGAAGGAAATGCTCGACAGCCTGAAGGCTACGAGAAACGTGACGGGAATGAAGGTGTTCAAAGGCAAGATAGTGGATATTTCCAGGGAATTCGGCGGGGAGTCGACAAAAGGCTTCAGCCTGGGCAGAATAAAAATGGACGGGCTTGACGAATATAAGGGAAGCGTGGCAGAAATCGACTTTCAAAATGAATGGCTTGTTTTAAGGATTGACGGCAAAATAAGGTGCCTGCCGCCGGATCTGATTGCCATAGTGGATTCCGAAACAGGGGAACCGATTCGCACCGATATCATGAAATACGGCTACAGAGGTTCTATCATCCTCATTCCCGCTCACGAAAGGATGAGGACGCCTAAAGGAATACAGCTGTTCGGGCCCGGGTATTTTGGCTACGACATGGATTATGTTCCTGTAGAAGAGCTAAATAAGGAGGTGGCAAAATAA
- a CDS encoding hydantoinase/oxoprolinase N-terminal domain-containing protein, which yields MAKDVRIGFDVGGTFTDGVMLRGKEVLAKAKALTTDDVTTGIINALDVLLKTKKAEVSEISLVSLGTTHTTNAIIERKNLNKIGIFRLGAPATTAIPPLTGWPEDLKAAIGGADNIFIVRGGKEYDGRDIVPLDEEAIRSACRKIKGKVDSIAITGVFSPMIPDQEERAAEIIREELGDIPITLSNHIASISLLERENSTILNASVITVMRKAVEALKKAAKERGIEAPLFIVQNDGTVMSADYAVNYPIFTVASGPAASVRGAVYLSGIDNGVVVDIGGTSTDVAYIVNGFPRESSITVTIGGVKTNIRCPDLMSIALGGGTIVKTKGNEVIAHGPESVGYNLVKLGKSFGGPIITTHDIAVAKGILDKKLDIFDTDFAPHIDKVKALDRNLVEAAYNIIKNTLEVAVDQMKTVAGDVKAIFVGGGALVVPRENLEGISEVIMPPHFEVCGAIGTTIAEIGAYAEGVADLEVEDRDAAINKVVEKAKDEAEKAGAIRDTVEVLDVEEIPFAYMPGKREKIRIRVKGKIFE from the coding sequence ATGGCAAAAGATGTAAGAATTGGATTTGATGTCGGCGGGACTTTTACCGACGGCGTAATGCTCAGGGGCAAAGAGGTTCTGGCAAAGGCAAAAGCCCTCACTACCGATGATGTTACTACGGGAATCATAAATGCTCTGGATGTTTTGCTAAAAACCAAAAAAGCCGAAGTTTCTGAGATAAGCCTGGTATCACTGGGAACAACCCATACCACCAATGCAATTATCGAAAGGAAAAATCTGAATAAAATTGGTATTTTCAGGCTGGGAGCACCGGCCACCACCGCCATTCCACCTCTTACGGGCTGGCCGGAGGATTTGAAGGCCGCCATCGGTGGAGCCGATAATATCTTTATTGTGCGCGGAGGAAAAGAGTATGACGGAAGAGACATTGTTCCCCTCGATGAAGAAGCGATCAGAAGCGCGTGCAGGAAAATCAAGGGCAAAGTCGATTCTATAGCCATAACCGGCGTCTTTTCTCCCATGATCCCCGACCAGGAAGAAAGGGCGGCAGAAATCATAAGAGAAGAACTGGGAGACATACCGATTACCCTTTCAAACCATATTGCTTCCATATCTCTCCTGGAGAGAGAAAACTCCACTATTTTAAACGCATCGGTCATTACCGTGATGAGAAAGGCTGTGGAAGCCCTTAAAAAGGCCGCAAAAGAGCGCGGCATTGAGGCGCCGCTTTTTATAGTTCAAAATGACGGGACGGTCATGTCTGCAGATTATGCGGTGAATTACCCGATTTTCACAGTAGCGTCCGGGCCTGCGGCCAGTGTCAGAGGAGCGGTTTATCTTTCCGGCATCGATAATGGTGTTGTGGTAGACATAGGCGGGACTTCCACGGACGTCGCGTATATAGTAAACGGATTCCCAAGAGAATCTTCAATAACGGTAACGATTGGCGGTGTTAAGACAAATATAAGGTGCCCGGACCTTATGTCCATAGCTCTTGGCGGCGGAACAATAGTAAAGACGAAAGGCAACGAGGTTATAGCCCATGGCCCCGAGAGCGTCGGATATAACCTGGTCAAATTGGGCAAGTCTTTCGGCGGCCCGATAATTACAACCCATGATATTGCAGTGGCCAAGGGAATCCTTGATAAGAAGCTCGATATCTTTGACACGGACTTTGCGCCTCATATTGATAAGGTTAAAGCTTTAGACAGAAACCTTGTAGAGGCTGCGTATAATATAATAAAGAATACTCTGGAAGTGGCCGTAGACCAGATGAAGACGGTGGCCGGCGATGTCAAGGCCATTTTCGTCGGCGGCGGCGCCCTTGTGGTGCCCAGGGAGAACCTTGAAGGCATATCGGAGGTCATAATGCCGCCTCACTTCGAGGTTTGCGGTGCGATAGGCACAACGATTGCCGAAATTGGAGCATATGCCGAAGGCGTCGCGGACCTGGAGGTCGAGGATAGGGATGCTGCTATAAATAAAGTAGTTGAAAAGGCAAAAGACGAGGCGGAAAAAGCGGGAGCGATTCGCGATACCGTGGAAGTGCTTGATGTAGAAGAGATTCCGTTTGCATACATGCCCGGAAAACGCGAAAAGATACGCATCAGAGTAAAAGGGAAAATATTTGAATAA
- a CDS encoding aspartate/glutamate racemase family protein, whose protein sequence is MSKILWINPVGTDDFDKAIKDALDEIKQPQTQVDVVSLKRGPRHLEYRYYEALVIPETLHLIKQAEKDGYDAAVIGCFYDPGLHDAREIVEKMVVTAPAEACMHIAATLGHKFSIIVGRDKWIPQMMDNVVLNGLKDKLASFKSLGLGVYDFHADEKVTIQKLKDAAKEAVEKDGAEAIILGCTIQFGFYKELQEYVKVPVIDAIIGPFKYAEFLVELKDKFGWLHSKKYGFETPPLFEIKQWELEKQYDIKGLWDK, encoded by the coding sequence ATGTCTAAAATTTTGTGGATTAACCCTGTCGGCACTGATGACTTCGATAAGGCTATTAAAGATGCGCTTGATGAAATTAAACAGCCTCAAACACAGGTGGATGTCGTTTCTTTAAAAAGGGGCCCCAGACATCTTGAGTACAGGTATTATGAAGCGCTTGTAATCCCCGAAACGCTGCATTTAATAAAACAGGCCGAAAAAGACGGTTATGATGCTGCCGTAATTGGCTGCTTTTATGACCCGGGGCTTCACGACGCAAGAGAAATAGTTGAAAAAATGGTGGTCACCGCTCCGGCTGAAGCGTGCATGCATATTGCGGCGACTCTCGGGCACAAATTTTCGATTATAGTTGGAAGGGACAAATGGATTCCGCAGATGATGGACAATGTGGTATTAAACGGCCTGAAAGACAAACTGGCATCATTCAAATCTCTCGGCCTTGGAGTTTACGATTTTCATGCCGATGAAAAAGTCACAATACAAAAACTTAAAGATGCGGCAAAGGAAGCGGTCGAAAAGGACGGGGCCGAAGCCATCATACTCGGCTGCACGATACAGTTTGGATTTTATAAAGAACTTCAAGAGTATGTAAAAGTTCCGGTGATTGACGCCATTATTGGGCCTTTCAAATATGCGGAATTTCTTGTGGAACTGAAAGACAAATTCGGATGGCTCCACAGCAAGAAATACGGATTCGAAACGCCGCCGCTTTTTGAAATTAAACAGTGGGAGCTGGAAAAACAATACGATATTAAAGGATTATGGGACAAATAA
- a CDS encoding glutamate synthase-related protein: MFQWSKSNDVLGTANRGNPAESSLCTLCRADCQGKCETWLSSLVGVNIETEFGSEIKTKSKKPIMTGALGSTFIAAKYWDSLAIGAALAGFPIVIGENVAGIDKDAVIENGKIKKAPELDRRIETYLRYFDGYGAIFVQMNVEDSRNGVAEYVIEKYGDRVVIELKWGQGAKCIGGEIQVKDIDYAVFLKKRGYLVDPDPEKPEIIEGFKNGAIKSFARHSRLGYTHLSSFEGVREEFMKTVEYLRKIGYKKITLKTGSYGMEILAMAIKFATDAKLDLLTIDGSGGGTGMSPWNMMETWGVPSILLHSKAYEYASILANKGKKVVDMAFAGGFAREDHIFKALALGAPFTKIVCMGRALMIPAFVGSNIEGVLHPERKAKVNGNWDVLPPTVSQLGLKAEEIFAGYHEVKRKVGEEEMKNIPYGAIAIWTLADKLAAGLQQLMAGARKFSLPAISREDIASANRETERETRIPFITDVKDDIALNILNS, translated from the coding sequence ATGTTTCAATGGTCAAAATCCAACGATGTACTTGGAACAGCAAACAGAGGCAATCCGGCCGAATCGAGCTTGTGCACTCTTTGCAGGGCTGATTGCCAGGGAAAGTGCGAAACATGGCTTTCCAGCCTTGTCGGCGTAAATATCGAAACTGAATTTGGAAGTGAAATCAAAACAAAATCAAAAAAACCTATCATGACGGGTGCCCTGGGCTCCACCTTCATTGCGGCCAAGTACTGGGATTCGCTGGCTATAGGGGCTGCTCTCGCAGGCTTTCCAATAGTGATAGGCGAAAACGTGGCAGGTATCGATAAGGATGCAGTCATTGAGAACGGAAAAATAAAAAAGGCGCCGGAACTTGATAGAAGAATAGAAACATATCTTCGGTATTTTGACGGATACGGTGCTATTTTTGTGCAGATGAATGTAGAAGATTCAAGAAACGGCGTAGCCGAATATGTTATTGAAAAATACGGCGACAGAGTAGTAATAGAACTAAAATGGGGGCAGGGTGCAAAATGCATCGGCGGTGAAATTCAGGTCAAGGACATAGATTACGCCGTCTTCCTAAAAAAGAGGGGCTACCTGGTAGATCCAGACCCGGAAAAACCTGAAATCATAGAAGGATTCAAAAACGGGGCCATTAAATCTTTTGCAAGGCACAGCAGACTCGGATATACTCATCTTTCTTCCTTTGAAGGCGTAAGAGAAGAATTTATGAAAACCGTAGAATACCTGCGAAAAATCGGATATAAAAAAATTACGCTAAAAACCGGTTCCTACGGAATGGAAATTTTAGCCATGGCCATAAAATTCGCTACTGACGCAAAACTTGATTTGCTTACAATTGATGGGTCGGGCGGCGGAACCGGCATGAGTCCCTGGAATATGATGGAAACATGGGGTGTGCCCTCAATACTTCTGCATTCGAAAGCTTATGAGTACGCGTCAATCCTTGCAAATAAAGGGAAAAAAGTGGTTGATATGGCCTTTGCCGGTGGTTTTGCAAGAGAAGACCACATTTTCAAAGCGCTTGCCCTCGGAGCTCCATTTACAAAGATAGTTTGCATGGGAAGAGCTTTAATGATACCAGCCTTTGTTGGTTCAAATATCGAAGGAGTATTGCATCCGGAAAGAAAAGCAAAGGTAAATGGAAACTGGGATGTCCTGCCGCCCACGGTCTCTCAGCTCGGCCTTAAAGCGGAAGAAATCTTTGCAGGTTACCACGAGGTAAAAAGGAAAGTGGGAGAAGAAGAAATGAAAAACATACCTTACGGAGCCATAGCCATATGGACCCTGGCGGACAAACTGGCTGCCGGCCTGCAGCAGCTGATGGCAGGAGCGAGGAAGTTTTCCCTCCCGGCAATTTCAAGAGAAGATATTGCTTCAGCAAACCGGGAAACTGAAAGGGAAACCAGGATACCCTTTATCACAGACGTTAAGGATGATATCGCATTAAACATTTTAAATTCTTAA
- a CDS encoding PucR family transcriptional regulator, translated as MEGITVKEAYEILKEDGVYWAGGRNGEIRVIKSVSVIEIPDCLEWLQGGEMILTTLYPYKTIDERLNLIRGLSRGEAACICIHPGNDPFPQVPDCLIKLADEINFPLFLIERKVPYSIIMKKTYEALLNREELALKKAQEINNVMNNILLTNGGVHEIIDKLSAITNKSVLFLDENFKLVDMILRGKNGSLIEEDLTKICDFTKSYIEANILHKRNKNKPDQTHIVSWEDGFNLAISIVNINDEMDYYLLVIKQGEMTELDNKLYKIAFPGTITALKIDILKNLAILETEQRLKSDFFEDVINDAYTSDELMKKRARTLGLNLLDKNFVVIFDIDDFEKYCRDNYEKGEEHIQKIKRDLKKAIEEACKDIKNRVLLFVPKSDAGILLIGFTQIEYKREMLYKKMLNDLFYKVINGFSTKNPDVTLSVGVSSGMENIGELKRVYKEAIFAKDIGNKLFGRGKINFYDDLGIYKLISIPDKKEDILRDRWFSRLYEHDRHKNGNLIETLEVFLDSNGSIKDTAKKLYTHPNTIKYRLKKVKELTGEDIFQDEQKRLYYHILIKALKMLS; from the coding sequence ATGGAAGGCATAACTGTAAAAGAGGCTTATGAAATTTTAAAAGAGGACGGCGTTTATTGGGCTGGTGGAAGAAACGGGGAAATCAGGGTTATAAAATCGGTAAGCGTTATAGAAATCCCCGATTGTTTAGAATGGCTTCAAGGTGGAGAAATGATACTAACCACGCTATATCCATATAAAACTATTGATGAGAGACTCAATCTTATAAGAGGTTTGAGCAGAGGTGAAGCTGCGTGTATTTGCATACATCCGGGCAATGATCCGTTTCCTCAGGTGCCCGATTGTTTGATAAAGCTTGCAGATGAAATAAACTTTCCTTTATTTTTAATAGAAAGAAAAGTACCTTATTCCATAATCATGAAAAAAACATACGAAGCTTTACTGAACAGGGAAGAGCTGGCTCTAAAAAAAGCGCAGGAGATTAACAATGTGATGAATAATATATTATTGACCAATGGAGGGGTGCATGAGATAATAGACAAATTATCGGCGATTACAAATAAAAGCGTGCTTTTTCTCGACGAAAATTTTAAACTTGTTGATATGATTTTAAGAGGGAAAAATGGCAGTTTAATCGAAGAAGATTTAACAAAAATATGCGATTTTACAAAAAGTTATATTGAGGCAAATATTTTACACAAAAGAAATAAAAATAAACCTGATCAAACCCACATTGTCTCCTGGGAAGATGGCTTTAATCTAGCAATTTCCATTGTGAATATCAATGATGAGATGGATTATTATTTATTAGTTATAAAGCAGGGTGAAATGACTGAGCTTGACAATAAATTGTATAAAATTGCATTTCCTGGGACAATTACTGCTTTAAAGATAGACATATTAAAGAATCTGGCTATCCTGGAAACGGAACAAAGACTTAAATCAGACTTTTTTGAAGACGTAATAAATGATGCATATACTTCGGATGAACTGATGAAAAAAAGAGCCCGGACCCTTGGTTTAAACCTCCTTGACAAAAACTTTGTTGTCATTTTTGATATTGACGATTTCGAAAAATACTGCAGAGATAATTATGAAAAAGGTGAAGAGCATATTCAAAAGATAAAAAGAGACTTGAAAAAGGCTATTGAAGAAGCATGCAAAGATATAAAGAACAGGGTTCTGCTTTTTGTCCCTAAAAGCGATGCCGGCATACTTCTTATAGGTTTTACTCAAATTGAATATAAGAGAGAAATGCTGTATAAAAAAATGTTAAATGATTTATTTTATAAAGTAATAAACGGATTTTCCACAAAGAATCCGGATGTTACGTTATCGGTTGGAGTAAGTTCAGGCATGGAAAATATTGGAGAATTAAAGAGGGTGTACAAAGAAGCTATCTTTGCAAAAGATATAGGGAATAAATTATTCGGCAGGGGGAAAATAAATTTTTATGATGATCTAGGGATATATAAATTGATATCAATTCCGGACAAAAAAGAGGATATATTAAGGGATAGGTGGTTTTCCAGGCTTTATGAGCATGATAGACATAAAAATGGCAATCTTATAGAAACACTGGAGGTTTTTCTGGACAGCAACGGCAGCATAAAAGATACGGCGAAAAAGCTCTACACCCATCCCAATACGATAAAGTACCGTCTTAAAAAGGTTAAAGAACTAACCGGTGAAGATATATTTCAGGATGAACAAAAAAGGCTTTATTATCATATTCTCATAAAAGCTTTGAAGATGCTTTCTTAA
- a CDS encoding purine-cytosine permease family protein, with translation MEKSKNQVNFEEEYSQKPIPQSMRKHWFYAASVYIGMCAVLACSMAGGGLIYGLTLSQAILAMFLGLVTLLVFFYIPLGKIGAEQGLNTYMIGECAFGKRGSDIATSFIVTVIPCIAWYGIEVSIATQAMAAVIPMSKIVFNIVTLIFGIVFAFPAMYGIISMAWLNWISLPIMIYIIIFGVGKAIMGTGISGLWAYNPQQNMGLMWGINMQIGMIAVGCSFVADYTRWIKNKWSDMTYSGIVGLFPATSVLTIAGMIMALSATKLGVKEPWNIVEVMMKLGMPAMALVFVFLLQWTTCITSAYSSGLALNKVFGGSRFYLTLFSALVGTAFAISGIVSHFLGFVSILASWVTPVAGVIITEYFFVSRKSFIQKEGIYWPGLISVLIGGFVSWKVKFFIPAINGLVIGGLLYYIYHRALGLCVSTENMVKAE, from the coding sequence ATGGAAAAAAGTAAAAATCAAGTAAATTTTGAAGAAGAGTATTCTCAAAAGCCGATACCACAGTCGATGCGGAAACATTGGTTTTATGCGGCCAGCGTATACATTGGAATGTGCGCTGTTCTTGCATGTAGCATGGCAGGCGGAGGCTTGATTTACGGCCTTACATTGTCGCAGGCCATTCTAGCCATGTTTTTAGGTCTCGTAACTCTACTTGTATTTTTTTATATTCCGCTTGGCAAAATTGGAGCGGAACAGGGATTAAACACTTACATGATCGGCGAATGCGCTTTTGGAAAAAGAGGAAGCGATATAGCAACATCCTTTATTGTCACTGTCATACCGTGTATTGCCTGGTACGGCATTGAGGTTTCAATAGCGACCCAGGCGATGGCAGCTGTAATTCCCATGAGCAAAATAGTTTTTAATATTGTAACATTAATATTTGGTATCGTATTTGCGTTTCCTGCCATGTATGGTATTATATCCATGGCATGGTTAAACTGGATAAGTCTTCCTATAATGATTTATATCATTATATTTGGTGTCGGCAAAGCTATAATGGGAACAGGAATAAGCGGCCTCTGGGCTTATAACCCGCAGCAAAATATGGGACTGATGTGGGGCATAAACATGCAGATCGGTATGATTGCCGTAGGATGTTCTTTCGTTGCCGATTATACAAGATGGATAAAAAATAAGTGGAGCGATATGACGTATTCGGGCATTGTAGGTCTTTTCCCGGCTACTTCAGTTCTTACAATCGCCGGTATGATTATGGCCCTTTCGGCAACGAAACTCGGTGTAAAGGAACCATGGAATATAGTAGAAGTTATGATGAAATTGGGTATGCCGGCTATGGCCCTGGTGTTTGTGTTTTTGCTCCAGTGGACCACATGCATCACATCTGCATACAGCTCGGGTCTTGCATTAAATAAAGTGTTTGGTGGCAGCAGATTCTATCTTACGCTTTTTTCCGCTCTAGTCGGCACCGCATTTGCCATATCGGGTATTGTAAGCCATTTCCTTGGCTTTGTATCGATACTCGCTTCCTGGGTAACGCCTGTTGCCGGTGTAATAATTACCGAATACTTCTTCGTTTCCAGAAAAAGTTTTATTCAAAAGGAAGGCATATACTGGCCGGGTTTAATTTCCGTATTAATCGGTGGTTTTGTATCGTGGAAAGTTAAATTCTTCATACCGGCCATAAATGGACTTGTCATAGGCGGATTATTATACTATATCTATCATAGAGCTTTGGGTCTGTGTGTTTCGACTGAAAACATGGTTAAAGCGGAATAA
- the fabZ gene encoding 3-hydroxyacyl-ACP dehydratase FabZ: MLTVEDIQRIIPHRHPFLLVDRILELEEGKRAVGIKNVSVNEPFFQGHFPGRPVMPGVLIVEALAQVGACAILSAEANRGKLALFAGIDGMRFKRQVVPGDCLTLEVELTRVKGPVGKGRARASIGGEVAAEGELMFALVES; the protein is encoded by the coding sequence ATGTTAACCGTTGAGGATATTCAAAGGATCATACCCCACCGGCACCCTTTTTTGTTGGTGGACAGGATACTGGAACTGGAAGAGGGCAAAAGAGCCGTTGGCATTAAAAATGTTTCGGTAAACGAGCCATTTTTCCAGGGTCATTTTCCCGGAAGGCCCGTCATGCCGGGAGTGCTCATAGTGGAAGCACTGGCCCAGGTAGGAGCCTGTGCCATTTTGAGCGCTGAGGCAAACAGGGGAAAACTGGCCCTTTTTGCGGGTATAGATGGTATGAGATTCAAAAGGCAGGTAGTTCCGGGAGATTGCCTTACACTGGAAGTGGAACTCACCAGGGTTAAAGGCCCTGTGGGAAAGGGCAGAGCCAGGGCCAGTATCGGAGGCGAGGTGGCTGCAGAAGGAGAGCTCATGTTTGCCCTTGTTGAATCCTGA